In the genome of Equus przewalskii isolate Varuska chromosome 29, EquPr2, whole genome shotgun sequence, the window aggaaccATATGGTAGGTGGGGAGGTGAGAAGTGCTGGGGAGGAAAATTTGGGAGAGAAGGGTGGCAAGGAATGCCAGAGTCAGGGAGGGCCTGGTGAGACCTTGGAGGTGAGAGTGATCCCTGAGGACCTATTGGGAGGAGCAAATGTGGCCCAGGGAACTGCACAGCACCAGGAAAACAGCAGCACGCAGTACCGACCCTCGCCACCTGTAGGGCCCTGTGCCCCGCATGTGCCTGCACCCCTTGCCTCAACCCTGTCGGGGAGGAGGCATGGTGATTCCCCCTTTACAAAGAGGAAAGCTCAGAAGGATAAGGGACAAGCCAGGCAGCCCTGCGGGCCCTGAGCTCTCCCACCACTGCTCCCAGGATACCCACATCTGTGGGGTCCTCTCCCTGTCAGCAGGaggtggtggggggcgggggggggggttaGGCCCAGCCCTTGAGGAGCCAGTGGCCGAGCATAGTAGAGGAGGACCAAGTGCTGGACGACCCCCTGGGCCTGGCCTTGCAGGGCCATTATGCAGTCAGACCAGGCATCTACCAAATGTCAGCTCCCAGGGTCCCCCAAATGCCTCTGGGCCCCAAGGAAGGCTGCCTCCTGTCCAGGTCAGGGGCACAGGGGACTGACTGCCCACCCCATCGCCCTCTCAGAGCTGGTCCTCAGTAGCCCCCAGTCCATAGGATCACACTCAGGTGGGACTCACAGATTTGGGGGGTGCAGGGCCTGGCAGGCCATCACACTGTCTCCCTcggtccctcctcctctgccccttggGTCTCCAAGTGTCTGTGAGAAGTCCTTTCACAATGATTCTCCCTTAGGGCCCCAGGGGAGACTGTAGGGAGGGGGTTAAGCCAGCAGGTGCCTTATGGAAAGGGTCCCTTTGTGCTGGGGTCCTGTCAGAGAGGCAGGCCCAGCACCAGGTGTGTATGGGGAGGGGCAGAACTTTATCTCAAGAACTCCCCACCGCCACCCCCGCCCACCACACCCTGAGCACAACCGGTCAATGAATGCTCTGGGCCACTGTCTGGGGACGGCACATATGGAGCAGGCATGGCATCAGGCTCTTTGGTTTCCCTGAGCCTCACAAGAACCCCAGGAGGCCATGGGGCTCAGGGACGGGAAGAGCTGCCCCAGGTCACACTGTATGTTGGCCACAGACCCCAAGTCAGTGGGACTCAAAGGTCGGGTCCTTTCCCACTGCATCACTTCCCCTCTGTGGCCAGGCTGCCCCGtctcagcccagccccaggctgcccctgcctctgctTGCTGAGGGGTGAAGGAGATGCAGGTGCCCTGCTGCAGAGCCCCTTCTCACCAGGGAGGCCCTGCCTCCTTGGCAGGGGTGGGAAATACCATCAGGTTGGGGCCAGAACCCTTGGGCCTGGGTGCCTCCTACAGAGAACGTGAGCTCCCTGGGGTGGGCCCAAGGGCTGCTCACATCCAGATGGCCTGAGGGGACAAAAGAAGCTGTGACTCTGAACAAGCCCTGCCCCTCTAAGAGCCTCGGATGCCTCATCCATATGggcacccccccccaccccattccccagTGCTCTCAGAGAGCATGAATCTGCAGCTTCCAGGTCCAGCTGGAGGGCAGCTCCTCCAGAGGCCTCAGGCCACCCAGCCCCTCagacctgccccccccccccaccaagttACTGCCTCCGATGTGACTACCCTGTGACAGTGACCAGCCTGAGAGGTCTTACATTTGCCTGAGGGTTTATGTTGAAAATAACGGCTTCACAATCTCAGTCCTCACAGTGGGGAGAAAGGCATTCATTAGCCTGACCCCATcctacggatgaggaaactgaggctctgtgaGGGTAAGTGATCTGCCTGAGGGCATGAGAGCAGGAAGCAGCCAAGCGTAGCCTCTCCTatcccccccagcccccacagcACCAAGCACCAATTCTGGGCTTCGCTGGGCAGGAAGGCTGTCTTCCATTACTTCCCTTGGCCAAACTGCCTCCTGGTCAGTGTCACTGGCCTCCAGACAGCGCACAGCAGCACCACGCTCTGGCTGGGGGCAGCAGGCGTTGCTCATTGCTCAGCTCTGCTGTGAGGCAGAGGCGGCCTCTCGGTTCCAGGGCCCCTGCCAAGCTCGCAGCAGCAGGCAGCAGCGACAGCATCGTGTTCTCCCAGCACTTGGAAGGCTCCCAGATCCTTGGCTAGAGAATGCAATGCCACTTCTCTTGTTATATGTCACCAAGTGGCAAAGAAAACGTGGCACAGGGACCAGAAAGAAGTGCGCCCTGTGCTGGCTTGGGGGGAGGCCTGGGGGCATGGAGAGGACCTGCCCTTGTCTCCAGCAGAAAGTGACATGCCTGGAAGAGGCAGGCAGGCTGTGTCCACACCGCCCTCCTCTCCTGCTTGGACACCATGCTCCATCAGCCCCCAAagacctcccctccccaccaacaCACACTGCCCTGCAAAGCCCACCCTTTACGGCCCAGGCTGGTTTCTAGGAGCCACCACCAGTCCCTCTGAGAAGTCCCCCTGTCCTGGACCGCTGCGGGGAGCCTGCCCATCCCCTCAGAGACCAATGCCCCCTTTGCCTCtcacctccagcctcctccttcaACCCTGGACCCAGCCAACCAGAGCACAGCAGTTGGCTTCCCTTCCCAAAGGCTGAGGGAGCACCGGCCACAGGCATGCTCGAGCCCCATGCTTGCCCCTGTCCTCCTGGTGTGGGTGTGGGCCCTGCTGAGTGCGCTCTCCTCCATGAAGCTTGGCCCGGCCTCTACGACCTCTGCAGTCTCCTCATGTGCTAACGGGTACCAGCATACTGTCCTGAGGGGCAGACCCCAACACATGGCAGTGGCGCTTTAGAGCCGCCCTTCCCACACTGCTTCCTCAGGTACAAGGCCTGTGCCTCTCCCACTTCTATATTCCTAGCTTAGGGCCTGCCCAGCAGAGAGGCCCAAACCTTTGTTCATTGATTAGGTGCATGAGAAAACAACCcgaggaaaaaaacagaggactGGGGCCAGCAGTCGGCTCTGCCACTGgttagctgtgtgaccgtggACACACCTCCGACTACAAGTCTCAGTTTCATTAACTGTGAAATGGGGAAACATTATCAACCTCACAGGTCTGCTGGGAGGGCCACAGGAGCGACTGTGAGAAGAGCTCTGTAAAGCGTGAAATGCCCTGCAAACGTCAGGTGACATTTGGGACCTCAACCGGAATCCATGTGGCTGAGGTTCTCAGCAGGGCCCGAGTGGCTGCCTCAAAGACAGTCAGGTGTCTGCAAAACCTGAGCACTAGGGCTGGGGCTCTAGACTCGGTTCTGGAAGGAacccagggaaaggagaaaggcagggccccaccctcatggagCCTGCTGCGAGATTCCAGTTGGCCGATCCTTCAGTGAGGAGCATGAGCTCCGGCTGCGATGGTGACATCAGAGCAGAGAGGCCCTGCGGTGCTGGCGCTGCCCAGGGTATCCAGCAGGGAGCAGTCACAGGCCTGGGGATGGAGGGCAGGCCTGGCAccagcagggtgggggtggggagggcaccaTCATACTCCAAGGGAGCCAGGACTGGCTCTCTTCCTGAGGTCTCTTCCCTCAGACCTCCCATTCACTCCTCCAGCTCCCATGTGCCCATCTGGCCACAAGGGAGCGGAGGAGCCCCGACTGGCTGAGAGGATTTCTAGACTCCAACCCTGGCACTTCCACAAATTCTAACTAGACccaagggagaagaaaagcatAGTCATGGCACAATCTCACTGTCAACCCAGAAACTGCCCCCCGGCTGGCTCATCTCACGTAATTCTCACAGATTTATGAATTCACAGCATAATTCCCGGATTTTCACCAGTTTTTGAACTTAGCTCTGTGATTTCAAATACTAGTTACTGCTCATTGAGGGGTCCCCTGGCACCGTGTAAGGCATTGACACAGTTTATTATGCGAGACACCAAGCGTGCAAACAGGCGTGGGCTAACACTTCAGGCACAAAACCTCTGTCGTTTCATTCAACCCTCACCACGCAATGAGGAGAGGAGAGTGCTGTCCATTTTACACCTGGGGAGACTGAGCCTCCAGGAGGCAAACCAGGTTATGTGGGAACAGCAAGGTTAGGACGTGGAGTCAGACTGGGCTCATGGGGTCCAAGCCCTCCGACCCGAGCCTGCTCGTAATTGttctgtcagtttcctcatcagcaaaatcaAAGTAGCGGATGAGAACAGTGATTTCCAAACTTTGTTTAGCTACGGACCTTTGTTCAAATGAAGTCTTAAGTGGAGATGTGGCACATCAGATGGATAAAGACCTGGGGCTCTGCTGGAGTGGGAAGGGGGCTGGAGTCCCACCAGCTGGgcgccccacctcccccagcatGGCCTGCTGGAGCGCAGGGGAGTTTGGCCCTGTGGGGCACTGATCGCTGACCCAGAGCCTGTCAAGCCCTGATCCGGGCTTCAGCAACAGTGAATGCTTACTGAGCCAGGCACCCAGCCGTGGGGCGGGGCAGCCCGGGGGCCGCAGCCCTCACAGGTCCTCCAGGGAGGGGTTCTCAGAGCTCCTCAGCAGGGACAGCAGGTTCAGAGCCGACAAGCCGGGCACGTGGCCAGCGCAGATCTGCAGCATACGTACCAGGCGCTGTGCCATGGTGGCTCGAaagccttccacctgcagaggaAGCGCAGAGAACagtgggaggcagagctgggggccaGCTCTGCTCCCCTGATGCAGAGCAGATGCACAGGCTGCCAGAGGCGAGCTGTGGGAGgagacatggggccagcccagagcaCCCTGCCCACCACGGCCATGCCCTTGTCTATGGCACACTGCACCAGGCAGCTTCCAACCACCTCAGCGTACTGAATCCTTTTACCACCCTCCAGGGACACTGAAATGAAGGCTTAGCAAGCAGGGCTGGCGAGGTCAGGGAAACCATCTAGAGTCACACAGTGAtcacagagctgggatctgagccaGGGCTAGTCCCACCAATGCCCGGGAGGCACAGGCCCCAAAGGCTCCCTTACCTGGGATCTGAGAAAGACACTCACAGGGATGGAAAAGAGAGGTGGACAGAGAGTGGTCCTCCCCAGGGATGGGGAGGTGCCATCGACAAAGAGTGCCTTTATCAGGGCTTTTGATGGGCCGGTGGGCCCAGAGGAGCTGTGGGATTTAGGTAGCGGCAACAAGACTATTCCAGGGCCTGGTGCCAGCAAGTGCTGGGCAAATAAGAGACCCTCCATAAATGTTTATCGAAGAACAGTGATGCTCAGACGTCCTCTCCTGGCCAAGGGGTGGCCTCAGAAacatcttctccttcctttgttcCCTCTCTAACTGAGGAAGGGCGAACCATCAACCCAGACACCCAAACCAGAGACCGGGCATCCTCAAGTCCTCCTGCTCTTGCTCCCATCATTTGTCACTCGTGATCTCCATGGTTCTAAGTCCAGAGGTAACATCTCAGTCCTCATCGCACAGCCTCATTCTCACTGAGATTCTCCTCTTGGCAGAATCTGATGTAGCCGCTGCCTCTctctttgaaatgctttttctaccTGGCTCCCGGGACCCCCACTTACCCAGCTTTTCCTCCCACCTCACAGGCTTCTCCCTCCTCTTTATCTGATATCTGAATGCTGGGCCCCAGGGCTTGGCCTGTGCATCTCTCCTCCCAACACTTGCTCCTTAGGTGACCTCATCCAGTTCCACGGCTTTAAAACCATCCAATTGCTGAGGATGCCCAAATTACATCTCCAGACCTTTCCTCCAAATGTCAGACACACGGATGCAGCTGCCTACTGGATTTCTCTGTAGACATCTGACAGACCCTAATCTTAGCATGTCCAAAATGGAGTCCCTGGGAGCACCCCCAACCTACTCCCTACTGTCGTCCCATCTCAGCCAAAGGcaactccctcctcccagctgctcAGGCTGAAAACTCCAGAGCCATCCTTGCCTCTTCTTGCTTTCCTGTCTCACATCCAAGCCATGAGCACGTTGTATTGGATCCACTCTGGAAACACTCAGGGGACCATCCCGTCTCCTCTTCCCTGGACACTACCGAGCCTAGGCCACTCTTAACTCTTCTAGAAATAGTCCCCGGCCCCATCTCCCCATTTCTGTCCTTGCTTCCTTCAGTCTACCTTCTTCCCAGCAGCTGGACGGATCCACATAAACCCAAGTCAGGCTGCCTCCCTCGCTGGCCCCACACCCTCCAGCAGAACCAGTTTTATTCCAAGTAAAAGCCACTGCCTTTACTACGACCCACAAGGCCCTCCTGACCTGGCCCTGGTCACTCTGGCCCATCTCCACTGCTCTGCCCTTTGCTCTGCTGCAGCCACTCAGGCCCCTGCGGGACCTTGAACTCACCAGGTAAGTTCCaaactcagggcctttgcactgctcCCACCTAGTGTGCCTTCCACCAGGCGTCTCCACACTTGCCTCCTTACCTCCTTTGAGTCTTCACTTTGACGGTTCACTTCACTTAagggtcacttttttttttttttaaagattttatttttttcctttttctccccaaagtcccctggtacatagttgtatattctttgttgtgggtccttctagctgtggcatgtgggatgctgcctcagcgtggcctgataagctgtgccatgtccgcacccaggactcagaccaacgaaacactgggccacctgcaggggagcgcgcgaacttaaccactcggccacggggccagcccttaagGGTCACTTTTTTAGTGAGCCCTCCCAGCCCCAAGTCCCCCTATCTAAATCTTACTGCTTTACCACCACCTGACATGTTGCGTCCCCATTCTCTAGCACATTACACATTCTACTTCCTTACATTGTTTCCTCCACTAGAATagagctgggatttttttttaaatgttttgttcttTGCTGCATCTCtagagcctagaacagtgtttggcCCACTGTAGAGCTGTAAGAAGTATTCGTTGAGTAAATCCTCTTACTCTAAGTTCTCTGGCTTTTGCTCTAAAATATACCTCCAAGCTGCTGCTGTTCTTGCTCAGCCTCCACGGCCTGCCTCCTGCAGCAGCCTCgtccctgggcctcctgcctctggccagGCCTCCTCAATCCACACATCACACTCCAGAGACGTGTCCCCAAAACCCAAGTCTGACCACAGCATGTCTGCCACTGTCACCTACAGGAAGGAATGCCTTAAATCCACTGCCAGGCTTCTAAAGCCCTGCAGATCCTTCTGCTGCTGCAGACATTACATGCGGGTCTATCTCGCTAGATTCCGAGAGAGCAGGGCCAGTGTCTGACTCATCCGGGTTCTCAGGGGCCAGCACAGGGCCCTATGGGCAGAGCTAGGAAAGAATCTCACTGGGCGAATCCCACACCTCCCTAGgtgtgtttcttcatctgtaaaacggggttAATAATCTCTGCCATGCAAAGGCCTCAAAATATGGCAAGGCTCAAACTCGACTATGCAGAGGAGGAGGGTGCCCTGAAAAGGACAACATGGGTCTGAGGAAGGATGACTGTCCAAACACCGGGTGCTCCATCCTGGGAATGCCAGGTCTCTGTTCTCAGCAGGTCTGCTGCTGGTAGAAATAAACAGCCTGCCGCAGGCCTTTTCTTGAGTTCTCAGGCTCCAGGAAAACCCAGGACCTGGTATGGCCTGCCACCTCCTGGCCAGATACAGAATTGCACCACCCATAGCAAGGTTAGGGAGCACCACAGACGGCCGGGTACGCACACCAGCGCTGTGGGAGCAAAGACTATGATTCCCCTTTAGAGATAAGACTAGAGCTGTGCAGGGAGGGGCAGTGACTTGTCTAATGCCACGCAGTCCGCAGGCTACGATGGGCAGACCAGCCTCCTGGCTCTCCCGCttacttactagctgggtgattGTGAAGCAAGACCCTTCTCTCTGGGTCTCGGTTTTCTCAGGTTCCTTGAGGAAAGCCTAGCAGGGGCCTGACAGAGGCAGGCACCTCAGGTGTGACCCAGACTTCAGGGTCCTATCTGTGAGATCAGAGTGTTGGTCTAATcaggggttctttttttttaataccattttttttgaggaagattagccctgagctaacacctgccaccaatcctcctctttttgctgaggaagactggccctgagctaacatccgtgcccatcttcctctactttatatgtgggacgcctgccacagcatggcttgacaagtggtgcatatgtctgcacccgggatctgaaccggcgaatccccggccgctgaagtggaatgtgtgaacgtaactgctgagccaccaggctggcccctaatcagGAGTTCTTAAAATACTCATCAAATAGAAAACACAACTTCGTGACACAGTAGCATGTGCAGCTTTACGGATACATTGAATGAGATATGGGGCTGGTCTAAGGACCACTGCAATGCTGGAGGGATGAGACCCGCCCCAGTCCTCATGTGACATGGCAACATCTGCCACTTCTATCAGTAACAACTGCAGATTTGGCCAATACCATCGACATCTCTTGCCTACATTCATAATCTAAATTTCACTTAGAGGTTAgcgaaaaaaaagaagtaactttTTTCTTGTCTAACTTCACAGATCCTCTGAGTTCTATCCTCAGACCAGAGGGATCCACAGACCCCAGAACAAGAACCTCTGGTGTAGACGGTGGTGAGGGACCACGTGCTGACTTAGTTCTCTCTGCAGTACATCACTTTGCCTTTGGGAACTGGTACAAGACCCAGAACAGAGCAGAAACACAAATCTTCAAAACGAACCTTAAAACCAATAAACAGACCCCAAACCAACTGAGCAGGCCTGGTGCATGGGTggggcagcccaggccctgggagcCCTCAGCAGACCTTCCATTGGGAACAGCAGCAATTTTGGGGTCCTTTGCTAAAGGTCCTAAAGGACCCTAAAGGACCCTTTAGCAAAAAGCCATCAGGATTCATACTGCACAGAGAGGCTGAAGAGCAAAATTTACCAGCAAAATAGAAATCTTCTTTGCTACCCTCCTAATTAGGGCTCACCTTGTAAGAAACACCAACAGCAGTGCGTCAGGGCAGAACCAACACCATACCGTATCCATCTAACcactacccacccacccaccatcccTGCTGCCTGAGGGATGCCCAGCCCTGCACTGGGACTGGACAAAGGTCTGCAATCCAGGGAGGTAAGGGGGACATGGGGCGTTCTGACTGCCAGGGCGACTTGAGGATGCACTGGTTAATGAGACAGACAAGATGCCTGGCCTCACGGCACCTATAGCCCAGCAGGAGGGTGAGATACTAACATGAACCCACAAAAACATACACAGACTTAGCTATGAGCAGagaggaaacaaagcaaaagtaAGGTCACGAGTGACAGCACAAGTGACGAGACGAATGCACAGCATCACCTCACTTTACATCTGTGCACCCCAAGGCTTACAGTGTCTCACTCAAGGTCACAGCCAGTGAGCAGgacagccaggattcaaaccaggatCTTGCGTCTCCACCTCAGGACCCCTCTCACTCAGGGGCTTGATGACCCTCCAAGAAGCGTTCCTGCCAGGCCCGCTGTGTGCTGACTGCTCTTTCCCTGCACCAGCGTGATCAGTGtcctcacctccaggtcacagaaGAGCAGGGGGCTTCGGTAGGTGTGGGCCAGCTTCACCACGGTGTTCCGGTGAACGCTGCAGTGGCTCTCCCGCCCAGCTGCAAAGAAGCCGCGAGTGCAATGGGTTGAATTCCAGGAGGCACTGCGCAAAGTCATCCACGTTCCCTCTCCGGGCCTCGGTTTCTTACTAGTCAGTGGGGTGACAATCCTGTTCACCTTCTTCTCAGGGCAGTCAAGATCATCATATTAGAAATAAGGCTGAAAGGGCTTTGAGGGAGGGCTCTATGCAAACATGAGTGTCCTCATCTTTAAAGGGAGGATCATAACAGCCCCGATGCCTGAGTTACTTAGAGATGCAATGAAGGAATATGTAGAAA includes:
- the CENPM gene encoding centromere protein M isoform X3, yielding MSVLRPLDKLPGLNTATILLVGTEDALLQQLADAMLKEDCASELKVLRNVEESLHHVDATFFLGKVGFLATGAGRESHCSVHRNTVVKLAHTYRSPLLFCDLEVEGFRATMAQRLVRMLQICAGHVPGLSALNLLSLLRSSENPSLEDL